The Salvia miltiorrhiza cultivar Shanhuang (shh) chromosome 2, IMPLAD_Smil_shh, whole genome shotgun sequence DNA window ACTTAATTTGAGagtagcagagcagagcatatCTATTCTACTGATTGTGTTAAAAAGGGGAACATTCAAAAGCTAGCAGATTATAATTTGCATGGATATGGAACAAGAGTCCGAATCTGTTGACTGGAGAGGGAGACCTTCCAAACCCACTCGCCATGGCGGCATGACTGCTGCTCTCTTCGTCCTAGGCATGCATTTCATGATTTCATCATTTATCCAATGAATGAGTTTAATTTATACTATATGTTTATGTGCAGGGCTTCAAGGTTTCGAGATGATGGCAGTAGCTGCGGTGGGGAATAACCTCATCACATACGTCTTCAACGAGATGCACTTCCCTCTGTCCAAGGCCGCCAACACCGTCACCAACTTCGTGGGCACCATTTTCCTGCTCTCCCTCTTGGGCGGATTCCTCTCCGATTCCTATCTGGGCAGCTTCTGGACCATGCTCATCTTCGGCTTCGTCGAGCTCTCCGGCTTCATCCTCCTCTCCGTCCAAGCCCACGTCCCCGAGCTCCGCCCCTCCGCCTTCCAGGAGGCCTCCGGCTACAAGGCCTCCATCTTCTACGGCGCCCTCTACCTTGTCGCCCTCGGCAGCGGCTGTCTCAAGCCCAACATAATCTCCCACGGCGCCGACCAGCTCGGCAAGCACCAATCCAAGAACCTCTCCACTTTCTTCAACTGCGCCTATTTCGCCTTCTGCACCGGCGAGCTCCTCGCCCTCACGCTCCTCGTCTGGGTCCAGACCCATTCCGGGATGGACGTCGGCTTCGGAGTCTCCGCCGCCGCCATGGCTGTCGGCCTCATATGCTTGATCTCAGGCTCCTTCGCTTACCGCAACACCCCTCCCCGCGGCAGCATTTTCACCCCCATTGCTCAGGTGTTCGTGGCTGCAATCTCCAAGAGAAAGCAGATATGCCCATCAAACGCAAGCACACTACACTCCTCCTCCCTCCACACCAACAAATTCCGGTTCCTGGACAAAGCAGCTTGCATCAACGGCAGCGATGAGAGCCCCTGGCGCCTCTGCAGCGTCTCCCAGGTGGAGCAGGTCAAGATTCTCCTCTCCGTAGTGCCCATATTCGCCTGCACAATCATCTTCAACACCATCTTAGCTCAGCTGCAGACCTTCTCAGTCCAACAGGGAACCTCCATGAACACTCACCTCACCCCCAACTTCCAAATCCCTCCCGCCTCCCTCCAGTCCATCCCCTACATGATGCTCATCGTCGTCGTCCCCCTCTACGAGACCACATTCGTCCCCCTCGCCAGGCGCCTCACGGGGAAGGATTCCGGGATCTCCCCCCTCCAGAGAGTCGGGACGGGCCTCTTCATCGCCACTTTCTCCATGGTTGCAGCAGCCATCATTGAGCACAAGAGAAGAGTCTCCACACAGACACTCTCCATTTTCTGGATAGCTCCACAGTTTCTCATATTCGGCCTCTCAGAGATGTTCACTGCTGTAGGgctcattgagttcttctacaAGCAGTCAATACAAGGGATGCAGTCCTTCCTCACGGCCATGACATACTGTTCCTATTCCTTTGGGTTCTACCTCAGCTCCCTTCTGGTTTCTTTAGTGAACAGAGTCACCTCCGGGTCCGGTGGCGGCTGGTTGAGCAACAACGATCTCAACAAGGATAGGCTGGACCTCTTCTATTGGTTGCTAGCTGCACTCAGCCTCGTCAacttcttcaattttctcttcTGGTCTAGATGGTATTCTCGCACTCAATCTCCACTACTCGACACCGAATTGCCGCAGGAGCTAGACAAACACAATGCTTTAAGTTTAAACTACAATCACCACTAATACTTAGTAATACGatttcttgttttttcttctatttttgtaCGCCATTGAGTAGTGGAGCAGGAAAAGAAGCCTACTAGGCCACAGCTGCTTTATGCATATTGTATCTTGTTCCTATCTCTTCCGTGCTACTGTTAAATTGGACATCGCGCAAAGTTAGGTCCGGAACAATAATCTCTAATTAAGTGTATACGTGTCAATTTCATTCACAAGTAAGTTTGTATAGTATGTGGGTGGTGGGGTAGTGTGCTTTAGTTAAAAGCAGAGTCTTGATTTAATTTGTAATGATCCTACTGAAACCATGGTTGTTTGCTTTTTAACCACCTCCCCTTGGGGTAAAGGTGGTAAAAGAAAATGACAGGGGAATGAATATGTTATTGGGTGTCCCCCTGCATTTCACTCTTTCACCATCACTCCCAACCTCCACTATCAAACATGTCTCATACATGTTTCCTGCCACCTTCTCAACTCCAgataatcttttatttttccttttctcaAGCATCAACTGTttcatctcctccttcatcAAAGGCCAATACATACATAATATCCCCATATGTTTACTAACTTTGGTAATCAAATAAGACATGGAACCAAACATCCTTAAATGAACAGATATGTACACACTAATGCTTTCATGCCTTGTTTTCCAAGGGCATAACACTCTACATCTAGTACAGTTCCTCAAGTTGAGCTGCAAACTAGATGTTGGAaatatagtttgcatgtttGTCATGAGAGATTACTAGCATGACCTCAAAATTGAGCAAAATATGGAAGTTCCAAAATCACATCTCAGCAACATATCACTTTTCCATTTCTCAAGTATAATATCAGCAGACTTGAGCCTATTTTCTTGATTCAACCTAAAATTTGTGGTTTCACCTTTGCTATTTCTTCCAAGTTAGAATACTGAAAAGAAATGAATATCTAGAATCAGCCTCTGTTGTGCTTAAATTAATACGACTCCAAAAATTCGGCCAAAGTGCTCCATTTTCTGCGAAAGAGAAGTAAAAAACCTTCCTCAGCCCCGGAAGTATGATTTATGTGTACAAGAAAAAGGGCCACACACTGTAATTTCAAGTAAACAGTTTGTTGAAACATGAGAAACTCATGATCAAACTGCCATCCAAGCACCATCTCCTAAGCATCCAATAAAAACCAGCCACGCCATCTAAATAGCTCTAAAACAAGTAGACAAGTTTTTCTTCTTCAATCTCTACTTTACTTAATAATTACTGATATTTCAAATCAAACTTCTTCCAGATTCTAATGATTTCTCATATCATCATCTCAGGTACTGAAATGCACTAAttcctttattttataattatgttATGCATTTTTAGGCAGTAATGTTTTGCATTATATATGTTAGCCCCAGAAATGGAGTTTTTGTGTGCTTTGTGGTAAGACCAAATCCATAGACATTTCGTATGGGAATTTAAATCTTGATCTCCTAGTACAGCAATTTGGAACCATTGAACCTGTAACCAAAATCATGAACATGGAATTATTATCTGGCTGTAGCAAATTAGCACACGTTTTTTCCTTTTCAGTAATTTGACTTGGAACTTGGTTCCCTCCTAGAAATGGAAATTCTAATAGTTGTTTCTTGCAGAATCATGAAATTCTTTACCCAACATAACACATCCTCAAACATGACATGCTTAAATTTACATCCATTCTGTGGCTATTAACAGCCCAGATCATTAATGCCTATAGGCATAGCTACTTTTTTTCAGCCTACCTTTTTAGTATATATTAGAGATAGATGAATTTGCATAAGCAGAAGCAAGCAATCATGTTGTTGATACAGGAAATCAGGAATCACAGCAAAAGGAGTGAGGCAGAGAAGAAGGTGGCCTGGCATATGCTGTCAATCAGCAAGAAAATGAGAGGAAAATCAGTTCCATTGAAGGTTATTGCTGCCCTATGTATAGCATGCTTTCTTGCAGGAACCCTGTTTACCACACGGACAAGGCCCCCGCCGCGGCTCCAACACGCGGACGAATGTGATCATAATAAGCGCGTAAGTGGTCTAATTAATTAAGCTTCTACTTGATTAAATGAGTAATTGTGTTTGATTTTGTTAGAAATTGGGGGAGAAGATTCCGAGCGATAGTGATATAATGGGGGAAGTGATGAAGACACGCGAAGCAATCCAGTCACTGGATAAAAGCGTATCCTcgctgaagaagatgaagacgGCATCGAGTTCGAACGGGAGCAGCAGGGCGTTCGTGGTGATAGGGATAAACACGGCGTTCAGCAGCAAGAGGCGGAGAGAGTCGTTGCGAGAGACGTGGATGCTGAAAGGGGAGCAGCTGGAGAAGGtggagagggagaagggggtgGTGATCCGGTTCGTGATAGGGCACAGCGCGACGCGCGGGGGGATCCTGGACCGGGCCATCGACGCGGAGGAGGCGGAGTACAGAGATTTCCTGCGGCTGGATCACGTGGAGGGGTACCACCAGCTGTCGACGAAGACGCGGCTGTTTTTCTCGACGGCGGTTGCGACATGGGATGCGCACTTCTACGTCAAGGTTGATGACGACGTTCACCTCAATTTGGGGATGCTCCTCACCACGCTCGCCAAGCACACATCCAAACCCAGGACCTATATCGGCTGCATGAAGTCCGGCCCTGTGCTTTCTCAGAAGTCAGTATACTTActtcattttattattttgtttttgtaattaattttgaatatatatatatgtatgcagaGGTGTGAAATATCACGAGCCCGAGTACTGGAAATTCGGGGAAGAAGGGAACAAATATTTCAGGCATGCAACTGGCCAAATCTATGCAATCTCCAAGGACCTTGCGCATTATATTTCCATAAATTCGTAAGAATAATTATTAATCTGATTTGAATTAGTTGAGGTAGGGAAGATGAAGATGTTTATGTTATGGCAGAGACATCTTGCACCGGTTCGCAAACGAGGACGTATCTTTGGGTGCATGGTTGATCGGATTGGAAGTGCAGCATGTGGACGACCACTCTATGTGCTGCGGAACGCCTCCGGGTAGGgtgattatattcaattaatgaATAAAGTGGTGGATTGATGATAAATTAATGGTTGCATGCAGATTGCGAGTTCAAAACTCACGCGGGGAGTGTGTGCGTGGCATCATTTGATTGGCAATGCAGTGGGATATGCAAATCAGTAGAGAGGATGAAGAAAGTGCACAGTGCGTGTGGAGAAGGTGATGACGCTATTTGGAGCGTCCATCTCTCCATTTAATTTTCATTACCCAACCGCACCATTATTTTCCCATTTTCACTTCCTTTTGGATTTCATTATTACTTTAATCATCaataaattaattgaatcaCTACTACATGCACCTTCAATCTGCctactttctttctttctttctttttactGCTATATATTCACTTCCATATGctactttcttcttcttcttctttattttcactttcGTTTCTTCATTATTATAAATATGTTTGCTACTCCGTTCATTCAACATTATGAAATTATGATGAAAGCCTATAATTAATTGCAAgtctaaaataatatttatttatatattctaATTTGAATCGTGTCGCTGCTTCTtataataactattagtctttGCATTCATAATAATAGttcatttttgttattttaaaatgttcacaaaaattaatctctttcaaatttttaaaattttctattaCATGGTGGACcattttctccactcataatacaattaattatcattctgcctaaaaaatatataattaattatcattattaacactaatttttaattgagaccccttctccactcacaatacactcgaCTATTGTTATTATATAAAACTCATGTCATGCATTCAtttctaggactattttttatggacgaggAATACATATGATACGGGATGAAATCCGATGTCCCATAATTTTACATGTGCCACGTTGTCCACTCTTAtaactattattttaataatattttttatataaaaaaattgttatcgtactatgaattatacttgatttttattttaaaaaattgtatatacCATAACTTTAATTTATCAACATGTTATTTCAAACAACTGCATAAAACAACGTTTAACAATAGGAAATGTGGCAAAGTAGGTGCATGTAGTTGTGACGAAGAATTTAGGGACTTCAAAAGTATCTATAgcatattttaaattcatatatataattaattataagacTGTCACCATAAGGTACTTTAATGATACAAGTAATCAAATAAGATGAATGAATTATATTAACTCCAATCATATGAATGTGACTCATCAAACTTATGCACTATAATCAATCATGTAGGATTAAACGGAATCTTCTTTGTGACTAGaaaaaattattactttatttTCTTAGTAATTATTTGTTTTAGAGACTTAATAGTTGCATGTCTTGATGcaatgtatgtatttttttttacatatatgAGCGGTAATATAGCTGAAACTGACAAAGATGTTTATGAGAAACCAATTATTAATACTTGTAATATATATGAAACTAAATgaactaattaatttctttgTACATAAGATAAATGAAGTAAAACGTAATTAGCAGGATATATAATTAGCGCGCTATAtgatactctcttcgtcccactttaaatgtctcaaaattatgagataattttatagttttaagacatttgaagtgggacggatggagtatttactGTGAAATATATTGAAATATATATCCTTCTATATTATGCAGAATCGTGGGTGTCAAAAAACACGAATCGACTTGTCCAAGAAATGTCCGTTTGCGACGCGAGTTATTatgcatgttaattaattaggtAGCTACTATATATgggtatatgacactaatatccCCCAACCTACAATGCTAAACACACTAAATTTATCTGCACCAGCACCACTATATACATGGACGATAGcttgttttaagaaaaatttacACTCTCCATTTTTGGAACATAAAATTTATGTAgacctaataataataatgcacGAGTACCTATTGGTTAAAAC harbors:
- the LOC131010331 gene encoding protein NRT1/ PTR FAMILY 4.4, with the protein product MDMEQESESVDWRGRPSKPTRHGGMTAALFVLGLQGFEMMAVAAVGNNLITYVFNEMHFPLSKAANTVTNFVGTIFLLSLLGGFLSDSYLGSFWTMLIFGFVELSGFILLSVQAHVPELRPSAFQEASGYKASIFYGALYLVALGSGCLKPNIISHGADQLGKHQSKNLSTFFNCAYFAFCTGELLALTLLVWVQTHSGMDVGFGVSAAAMAVGLICLISGSFAYRNTPPRGSIFTPIAQVFVAAISKRKQICPSNASTLHSSSLHTNKFRFLDKAACINGSDESPWRLCSVSQVEQVKILLSVVPIFACTIIFNTILAQLQTFSVQQGTSMNTHLTPNFQIPPASLQSIPYMMLIVVVPLYETTFVPLARRLTGKDSGISPLQRVGTGLFIATFSMVAAAIIEHKRRVSTQTLSIFWIAPQFLIFGLSEMFTAVGLIEFFYKQSIQGMQSFLTAMTYCSYSFGFYLSSLLVSLVNRVTSGSGGGWLSNNDLNKDRLDLFYWLLAALSLVNFFNFLFWSRWYSRTQSPLLDTELPQELDKHNALSLNYNHH
- the LOC131010342 gene encoding probable beta-1,3-galactosyltransferase 8 isoform X1; translation: MNLHKQKQAIMLLIQEIRNHSKRSEAEKKVAWHMLSISKKMRGKSVPLKVIAALCIACFLAGTLFTTRTRPPPRLQHADECDHNKRKLGEKIPSDSDIMGEVMKTREAIQSLDKSVSSLKKMKTASSSNGSSRAFVVIGINTAFSSKRRRESLRETWMLKGEQLEKVEREKGVVIRFVIGHSATRGGILDRAIDAEEAEYRDFLRLDHVEGYHQLSTKTRLFFSTAVATWDAHFYVKVDDDVHLNLGMLLTTLAKHTSKPRTYIGCMKSGPVLSQKGVKYHEPEYWKFGEEGNKYFRHATGQIYAISKDLAHYISINSDILHRFANEDVSLGAWLIGLEVQHVDDHSMCCGTPPDCEFKTHAGSVCVASFDWQCSGICKSVERMKKVHSACGEGDDAIWSVHLSI
- the LOC131010342 gene encoding probable beta-1,3-galactosyltransferase 8 isoform X2 codes for the protein MNLHKQKQAIMLLIQEIRNHSKRSEAEKKVAWHMLSISKKMRGKSVPLKVIAALCIACFLAGTLFTTRTRPPPRLQHADECDHNKRKLGEKIPSDSDIMGEVMKTREAIQSLDKSVSSLKKMKTASSSNGSSRAFVVIGINTAFSSKRRRESLRETWMLKGEQLEKVEREKGVVIRFVIGHSATRGGILDRAIDAEEAEYRDFLRLDHVEGYHQLSTKTRLFFSTAVATWDAHFYVKVDDDVHLNLGMLLTTLAKHTSKPRTYIGCMKSGPVLSQKGVKYHEPEYWKFGEEGNKYFRDILHRFANEDVSLGAWLIGLEVQHVDDHSMCCGTPPDCEFKTHAGSVCVASFDWQCSGICKSVERMKKVHSACGEGDDAIWSVHLSI
- the LOC131010342 gene encoding probable beta-1,3-galactosyltransferase 8 isoform X3, whose amino-acid sequence is MLSISKKMRGKSVPLKVIAALCIACFLAGTLFTTRTRPPPRLQHADECDHNKRKLGEKIPSDSDIMGEVMKTREAIQSLDKSVSSLKKMKTASSSNGSSRAFVVIGINTAFSSKRRRESLRETWMLKGEQLEKVEREKGVVIRFVIGHSATRGGILDRAIDAEEAEYRDFLRLDHVEGYHQLSTKTRLFFSTAVATWDAHFYVKVDDDVHLNLGMLLTTLAKHTSKPRTYIGCMKSGPVLSQKGVKYHEPEYWKFGEEGNKYFRHATGQIYAISKDLAHYISINSDILHRFANEDVSLGAWLIGLEVQHVDDHSMCCGTPPDCEFKTHAGSVCVASFDWQCSGICKSVERMKKVHSACGEGDDAIWSVHLSI